GTGCTTTGGCTTCGCCCGGGCCGATGAAACCTGGATGTTCATAGAGGAATATCCGTGGGTCTATTCCGGTGACCGCGATACCTGGGTTTATGCCGTAACCAATGAAGGTCAACTAATTGGTTATTACCTCGACACCGAAACTTGGGAGGACATTGCCATCGGTGAAGAAGTCGAGACGAAGCAAAACGATGTGAATCGCCTCATTGATTTTCACCAGATTATGTATTGGCGAAATGATGGAGCTACTGATCTGGTTCTGGTTTTAAGTGAGGTGAGTGATGGTGTGAAGACTGAGTTTGTGCGTGTTAATTTGCCAAAATTTCCAGAAGCAAATGAAAACGACCTTTATGGTGTCCGGCGTCTATTTTATGATCCTGATAACATCGAACAGTTCTATGTTTCTGAACACGGTGGCTCCAGGACACTTATTAGCCTTCCCAATCCAATTGATCCCCCGGCTCCGATTGGTCCTCCACCCCAGTTTGAGCCACCGAGTCTGCCAATTGAAGGCGACCCAACAGATGAGGCAGACAGTTACTCTGAGCCAAGAGAGTTTAATACAGAGTACCCGCTCTTTGGTTACGAAAACTACGTCGTCGAAATCATTGATGCGAGCGATAACTCAGGCTTTACACTTAGCCTATCGATAGGCGAGTGATACAATTACTTGTTTAACAGACTTGTCGCCAGGGCACTATTCGTGTTGGGTAATTAAAGCATGGATGAATCCAAAGCACTTGATGACGGGCTGCGAGTTGTTCAATATGAACCTCGACATGCTGAAGCTTTCCGAGAGCTAAACCTGGCTTGGATTCAAGAGTATTTCAAGGTGGAGGACTTTGACCGTGAAGAGCTTTTAAATCCTGAAAAAACAGTTCTCGGTCAGGGTGGTGCCATCCTTGTTGCGGAAGAGTCGGGCATTGCCGTAGGAGTCTGCGCGCTTCTTTTTATATCTCCTGGATACTATGAAATATCAAAGATGGCCGTCCGGGAAGACCGCCGAAATTGTGGAATAGGCCGTTGCTTGTTTGATGCAGTCCTTCAGCATGCCCGTGATCTTGGTGCAAAGAAGTTATTGATCATTTCGAACACCATTATGGAGTCGGCGATTCATCTTTATCGGAAATACGGCTTTGTCGAAATACCGTTGCCCGATTCCCAGGAGTACGACCGGGCGAACATCGCGATGGAGCTTTCTTTGGTGTAGGCGGATTTAGCTAGTCGCCACCACCGCAGCCTCCTCCACAACTTGAGCCGCAGCTACTTCCGCAACTACTTCCACAACCACCACCGCCATGCTTTATCAGTTTACCTATGAGCCAGATTATGAGGAATAAAGCGACGACTATGGTGGCTATGTTGAACCAATCACCATTGAGGGCGTCTTCAATGAATTTGTCACATCCGCTTAAGAGGATAGTTCCAAGAAGTGCGAAGCCACTTATATAGACAGCCTTTTTTGAGACAACGAACGATTCCTTTCGATTTACTCGAATGTATTGGTTGTTCCTATTAAAGCGAAGGTCAGCGCATGGCCAGATGTCGTTGGGGGCGTCAGTGCCGAATGCGTCTTTGTAGAGCTGAAGCGTCGATTCGTATTGTTGTTTGAATCGATTACTCTCTGTCTTTCCACCTTTAGTTGGACCGTGATGGAGTTGCTTATTTAATATGCCATTGCATAATTCTCCCCAGTAAGAACGTGAATAGCATAGGTGCAAATGCCATGCCTGGTCTACATCTTCGGAGGGTGTGACTTGCTGGCCAGTTGTGGCTGCGAGATAAACGAATTTCAGATATTCTCCATAGACTTTTTCTGCATGGCTTACTGACCATCCATTTTCCTTTGCCAGTCGTGCTGTGAATGAAAGTTTATCATTGGGATTGGTTACTTCGAAGGACTCAAGTTTCTGCCAGAGTTGATTCATAATGCTTTTCTTGCTGTGACTCTATAAGGTGTATAGCCGCATGATTTCCAGAAGCCGTCAGCGTGTCCATTTTTAAGAAGGTAGTGAAGGTCGACATATTCTATGCCTTGATCTGAAAACCATGCTTCAATGGATTCCAGCAGTTTACGTCCCCAGCCTTCAAGACGATGATTTGGTGGAACCCATAACATTTGAATGTAGCCAATATCGCCGATAGTAGAATTGGGGACGAATGGCGGTATGGTTGTTCCGGATATAAACCCGACCAAGGATCCATTCGTTTCTGCGACCAGAATTCGAGATGCCTGGTCTTTGAGAAATTCCTCAACTTCCTGAGTGGCTAACTCTTCTGATAGTGATGCATCCTTCAAGTAAGGGTCCTGGCTTTGTTCTCTGACATGATCCAGTAAGTCCATCAACCAAACCGCGAGTGTCTCAATGTCGTGTTTGTTGGCTTTACGGATCATATTTAGATGAATGGAAGCAATCTCAAGTTTTTGCAGAAAAACTATCCCGCCATCTTATAACAGGCGAGAACTTTACGTTTTTCCTGTTTGCAAATGACCCTGTTTGAATTGCCAGCTGGAAGGCCGCTTCAGCCATTTCTTGAATCGGCTGGCAAA
The Rubellicoccus peritrichatus DNA segment above includes these coding regions:
- a CDS encoding GNAT family N-acetyltransferase, whose translation is MIRKANKHDIETLAVWLMDLLDHVREQSQDPYLKDASLSEELATQEVEEFLKDQASRILVAETNGSLVGFISGTTIPPFVPNSTIGDIGYIQMLWVPPNHRLEGWGRKLLESIEAWFSDQGIEYVDLHYLLKNGHADGFWKSCGYTPYRVTARKAL
- a CDS encoding GNAT family N-acetyltransferase, which produces MDESKALDDGLRVVQYEPRHAEAFRELNLAWIQEYFKVEDFDREELLNPEKTVLGQGGAILVAEESGIAVGVCALLFISPGYYEISKMAVREDRRNCGIGRCLFDAVLQHARDLGAKKLLIISNTIMESAIHLYRKYGFVEIPLPDSQEYDRANIAMELSLV